AATATAACAAATGCAAAATCATGATAATATTTGGCCTTTAAGTCTGAAACCTGGACTTGTTGAAAACAATGGTTGCGTAAGTCAAACTGTCTGATGTAACCGGTGTCTGAAAGACAAGGTAAatttatggcaaaaaataaactattttgggGGAAAGTGACAATTCCATTTGGCAgcacagtaaattaacataatttcttatatgtaaaatatatatacagttttgaACTGTACTGCACTCACCTCATCTCCTTTATTGATGTTTCCTTTTCCTGCAGACACAAAGATAATTATGAGATTATGCTGAAATTTTGGAATTCCTGTATGAAATTGATCTTACCATATCTGTTTCTTCTTATATTGCGGTATATTTCAGGACTCTTTTCTCTGTTTTCTGGTGTGCTGCGCTCTACTGGAAGAGGATGAAGGAAAATAGATCAACACATTTTTTGGAAAGCTTGTTAACAATAGGCAACATGATGCTAGGTTTGCCTGAGGGTTTTTGTACTGATactatgaaaaatattttgttgatTTAAATACCTCTTTCATGCTTCATATGGTTGATATTCATATAAACTGGTTCAGACTCCTGATGGCCAGGGTGCACTGAAATGATGGCAAATACAGCAAGAGTTACACTGTACTTACacttacacttttttttacagaaagatTGTTAATTTTTAAAGATGTTCAATTGATGAATGACTgattatttgattgtttttgtacCTGACTTTCGTTTCCTGTAGCAGTAGTACAATAGAGCTCCAAGCAGTATCCCAGTAGATAGAGTCAAAACACAGCAAAATAGTTTGTTGATTACTGTAAGGAAAGGAggactttattaataaattaaaattgttaaTTACATCCTGAGGATGAGCTAGAACATTTACATTGTACATCTTAAGCACACAATTTCATTCTGAGTTAAGGTGAAAATACAGTGAATTAATGGATGAAAATGTTACCTTGGTTTGTTACAGTTGATCTTTCTGTTTGAGCAGTTGTATTTGATGAAGTACAATTGATTGTTATAGGGACCAGAGCTCTGAGTGTATTCTCAGTATAAACTGCACACTGCCAGTGCAGCGGGTCTGATTCATATTTGGATAGATTCACTGTGAGACGTAACAAGGTGTTTTTCTCAGTCATATTTTGCTGTTTGACCAGCACTCCTCTGTTCCCCTCCATCCTGAGCCAGACCAGCGTCACTGAATCAGttacttcagaaacttcacaggTAAGATCCACTGACTGAATCCTCAACACACCATCAGGAGACTCCACTGAGACGGAGATCAACAATAACATGAATgactttttaaatgcagtaaacacatcagactgaataagcttcttttttgcactaaaatcttttatctgcactgtttgttcacttcactgatttgcactctatctgccatgtgccttacgctgctttatttaactttatttttaattttattatgttttaacttgtgttttaatatttaacttttacattcccttattgtatagttgtttcttatattttatatttggtcTAGATTTGTAGGctctgttaatgttatctgtatgcaccaggggtctgagagtaacgcaattttgattctctgtatgtatgtactgtacatgtggaattgacaataaagcagacttgacttgacttaaaaaatacaacatttccTGTTTTATATGTCTGAGGATCAAATTTGAGTGAAAAAtcaatgtatttaatattattattttaggggggaagtcgtggcctaatggttagagagtttgactcctaaccttaaggttgtgggtttgagtctcaggccacgactgaggtgcccttgagcaagtcactgaacccccaactgctttcTCGGGCGCAGCAACAtaattggctgcccactgctctgggtgggtgttcacggtgtgtgcgtgcatgtgtgcatgtgtgtgtgtgcattgagcACAAAATCtgtgtatgggtcaccatacttggctttatgtcacatcactttattGACTTATGTATTTCACAAACTCTGATTGTGTGTAGTATTGTTATTGCATGGTTTGTTGTTTCAGTAATACACCTGTATGTTCCACTATAATTGAAGTTCATAGGTAAGATGTGAAACATAAAAGCTTCACTATTGTATGTTGTTGAAGAACCTCTTCCTAGTTTAATTGGTCCTTTTGTTTGAACTTTTCCATTTTCAACAGCTATCAGATCAATCAGCGTTTTAGAACTTGACTCCAAGGTCCACTTCCAGTACTTACTTGCAGACTTGCAGATCAGTGATACATTGGTATTAGTGGAGCTTTGACTGGAAATGGTTTGATTTTTACTGTTTCCATGTGAATCTGGAAAACAATATGGTAACTTGGTGACTTTCAGTAGTAGATCTATCTCAGTTAGTGGCATGGTTcatttgaaaacatatttgtgaAAAGCACTTTAGGCCTTAAAAGTCTTTATCCACGCTGAACTTTGAGAactaaaaatattagaaaagaGTTTTAGAAACTgcaaaaatcctttttttatgttaaattatatatattaaatcttaaatatataaatatattttttgtaactgtttcataatttttaaaatattgttgcTGTATGGAAAATCAACCAACCTTCATTTTGTGTCTGAGCTGTTTGAATTGGTGAATGTGCCgtgtaaaatgaaaaacaattacaacaattacaaacaacaagcactgcAGGATAAAACCAACAAACCTTGCTGAGGACACAAATacagtttattttcattaatattaatattcgaAATATTTGAACAAACAGAGGCTAAGACTgtatgctttataaataaaactggTTGTCTGTCGTGGTTGTTAATCACACACTGACATACAGTAGACATGTTTAGGTTCAACTGTTTTGAGTAAAACagctatatacaggtgctggtcatataattagaatatcatcaaaaagttgatttatttcattaattccattcaaaaagtgaaaattgtgtattatattcattcattacacacagattgctatatttcaaatgtttatttcttttaattgtgatcattataactgactttgctgcagcctggaattgaactactggttttgtctggtcagaggagaactggccccccaactgagccgggtttctcccaaggtttttttctccattctgtcaccgatggagtttcggttccttgccgctgtcgcctctggcttgcttagttggggacacttcatctacagcgatatcgttgacttgattgcaaataaatgcacagacactatttaaactgaacagagatgacatcactgaattcaatgatgaactgcctttaactgtcattttgcattattgacacagttttcctaatgaatgttgttcagttgctttgacgcaatgtattttgtttatataaataaaggtgacttgacttgacaactaaggaaaatcccaaattcagtatctcagaaaattagaatataacttaaggccaatacaaagaaaggatttttagaaatcttggccaactaaaaagtataaaaatgaaaagtatgagcatgtacagcactcaatacttagttaggGCTCCTTtttcctgaattactgcagcaatgcggagtggcatggagtcgatcagtctgtggcactgctcaggtgttatgagagcccaggttgctctgatagtggccttcagctcttctgtatTCTTGAGTCttgcatatcgcatcttcctcttcacaatacggTCAGGTGAGTTtcctggccaattaagaacagagataccgtggtccttaaaccagctttggcactgtgtgcaggtgccaagtcctgtggGAAAACGAAATCTGCATcaccataaagttggtcagcagcaggaagcatgaagtgctctaaaacttcctggtatacggcatgcgttgaccttggatctcagaaaacacagtggaccaacaccagcagatgacatgacaccgcaaaccatcactgactttggaaactttacactggacctcaagcaacgtggattgtgtgcctctcctttcttcctccagactctgggaccctgacttccaaaggaaatgcaaaatttactttcatcagagaacataactttggaccactcagcagcagtccagttctttttgaagcgagatgcttctgacacTGTCAGTTGTTCAAGAgaggcttgacacaaggaatgtgacagctgaaacccatgtcttgcatacgtctctgtgtggtggttcttgaagcactgactccagctgcagtccacactttgtgaatctcccccagatttttgaatgggttttgtttcacaatcctctctagggtgcggttatccctattgcttgtacactttttttctaccacatcttttccttccctttgcctctctgttaatgtgcttggacacagagctctgtgaacagccagcctcttttgcagtgACCTTTTGTACCtctttgtgcaaggtgtcaattgtcatcttttggacaactgtcaagtaaGCAGTCTTCCCTacgattgtgtagcctacagaactagaccgAGAGACCAtctaaaggctttgcaggtgttttgagttaattaactgattagactgtggcaccaggtgtcttcaacatttaaccttttcacaatattccaaTTTTCtgggatactgaatttgggattttccttagttgtcagttataatcatcaaaattaaaagaaataaacatttgaaatatatcagtctgtgtgcaatgaatgaatataatatacaagttaaactttttgaatggaattcatgaaataaatcaactttttgatgatattctaattatatgaccagcacctgtatgttgtGTCGATCAACAAGCTGCAAAAtaggaaataattaaaatatctagAAAGAATAT
The genomic region above belongs to Carassius carassius chromosome 11, fCarCar2.1, whole genome shotgun sequence and contains:
- the LOC132152970 gene encoding uncharacterized protein LOC132152970 isoform X5 produces the protein MHIISFFVLMLKIVFCYKSQEVQRGSDVSLRCDVPLLSNSSTLHWEKDGEQTPNSTLMYNTSAYIILHTVDESSEGKYYCRLMQDGSVRTVKIHTLNVTSYSHGNSKNQTISSQSSTNTNVSLICKSAMESPDGVLRIQSVDLTCEVSEVTDSVTLVWLRMEGNRGVLVKQQNMTEKNTLLRLTVNLSKYESDPLHWQCAVYTENTLRALVPITINCTSSNTTAQTERSTVTNQVINKLFCCVLTLSTGILLGALLYYCYRKRKSVHSGTQESEPVYMNINHMRHDRGKGSMNKREEIPVTSDSLTYTTIVFNQFRFQT